From the genome of Denticeps clupeoides chromosome 4, fDenClu1.1, whole genome shotgun sequence, one region includes:
- the c4h7orf25 gene encoding UPF0415 protein C7orf25 homolog, which translates to MASQSMLQDRIRVAKELLERVDQLCSQQARDVEGRAKLCSKLRAELKFLQKVEAGKIVIKESHLQSTNLTHLKAIVESAESLEGVVSVLHVFAYEGHDGGKQTLVVDVVANGGHTWVKAIGRKAEALHNIWQGRGQYGDKSVVRQAEDFLEASVQQPVQYSNPHIIFAFYNGVSSPMADRLREMGISVRGDIVAVNSVPGPQDGAREEEEDDDEDDDGDSSCNEEEEEHVNGALEEADDDDDGGGLLHTCVDRDNIVASLAFPTQVKVDVCNRVNLDITTLITYVSSLSHGNCHFTFKEAVLTEQAAQERQEKVLPKLDEFMQDKELFACHSAVEDFQVILNTLGGPGEKARAKELLARVKVVPDQPSERTQRLVMSSKVNRRSLMIFGTGDTLRAVTMTANSGFVRAAANQGMRYSVFIHQPRALTEGKEWRAMPI; encoded by the coding sequence ATGGCCAGCCAGTCTATGCTGCAGGATCGCATCCGGGTTGCCAAAGAGCTGCTGGAGCGTGTAGATCAGCTGTGCAGCCAGCAAGCCAGAGATGTGGAGGGCAGGGCTAAGTTGTGCAGCAAGCTGCGTGCCGAGCTCAAGTTCCTGCAGAAGGTGGAAGCAGGAAAGATTGTGATCAAAGAGTCCCATCTGCAGAGCACAAACCTGACCCACCTGAAGGCCATTGTTGAGTCTGCCGAGAGCTTGGAAGGGGTGGTGAGTGTTCTGCACGTGTTTGCTTACGAGGGCCACGATGGCGGCAAGCAGACCCTGGTGGTTGATGTGGTGGCAAATGGTGGCCACACCTGGGTCAAAGCCATCGGGAGAAAAGCAGAGGCCCTGCACAATATCTGGCAGGGCCGTGGCCAGTATGGTGACAAAAGTGTTGTGCGGCAAGCGGAAGATTTCCTGGAAGCCAGTGTCCAACAGCCTGTGCAGTACAGCAACCCCCATATCATCTTTGCCTTCTACAATGGTGTCTCCAGCCCCATGGCTGACCGCCTCAGGGAAATGGGCATTTCTGTGAGGGGGGACATTGTGGCTGTGAACTCTGTGCCGGGGCCACAAGACGgagcgagagaggaggaggaagatgacgatgaagatgatgatggtgacAGCAGCTGCAACGAAGAAGAGGAAGAACATGTGAATGGGGCTCTGGAAGaagcagatgatgatgatgatggtgggggACTTTTACATACTTGTGTAGACAGGGACAACATTGTAGCCAGCTTGGCCTTCCCAACCCAAGTGAAGGTAGATGTATGCAACAGGGTCAACCTTGACATTACCACACTCATCACTTATGTGTCATCATTAAGCCATGGCAACTGCCACTTCACCTTTAAGGAGGCGGTGCTGACTGAACAGGCAGCCCAGGAGAGGCAAGAGAAAGTTCTCCCCAAGCTTGATGAATTTATGCAGGACAAGGAGCTCTTTGCATGCCACTCAGCTGTAGAAGACTTCCAAGTCATTTTGAATACACTGGGTGGTCCAGGAGAAAAGGCTCGGGCCAAGGAGCTCTTGGCTCGTGTGAAAGTAGTGCCAGACCAGCCCTCGGAGCGCACCCAGCGACTGGTCATGAGCTCCAAGGTGAACCGCAGGTCACTCATGATCTTTGGAACTGGGGACACACTACGTGCTGTCACTATGACTGCTAACAGTGGCTTTGTGAGGGCTGCTGCCAATCAGGGCATGCGCTACAGCGTATTCATCCATCAACCCCGGGCTCTCACTGAGGGGAAAGAGTGGAGAGCGATGCCCATTTGA
- the LOC114787792 gene encoding ras-related protein Ral-A-like has product MAANKSKGQNSLALHKVIMVGSGGVGKSALTLQFMYDEFVEDYEPTKADSYRKKVVLDGEEVQIDILDTAGQEDYAAIRDNYFRSGEGFLCVFSITELESFAATADFREQILRVKEDENVPFLLVGNKSDLEDRRQVATEDSKVRAEQWGVNYVETSAKTRANVDKVFFDLMREIRARKMEDGKEKNGKKKRKSLAKRIRERCCIL; this is encoded by the exons ATGGCAGCCAACAAGTCAAAGGGCCAGAACTCTCTGGCCCTGCACAAAGTCATCATGGTGGGGAGTGGCGGAGTGGGGAAATCCGCCCTCACACTACAGTTTATGTATGATGAG TTTGTAGAGGACTATGAGCCAACAAAAGCAGATAGCTACAGGAAAAAAGTAGTTCTGGATGGTGAGGAGGTCCAAATTGACATACTGGACACAGCTGGACAAGAGGATTATGCAGCAATCAGAGACAACTATTTTCGCAGTGGAGAAGGTTTTCTCTGTGTCTTCTCCATCACAGAGCTGGAGTCCTTCGCTGCAACGGCAGACTTCAG AGAACAGATTTTACGGGTCAAAGAAGATGAGAACGTGCCTTTCCTCCTTGTGGGGAATAAATCAGATTTAGAGGACCGTCGGCAAGTAGCAACTGAAGATTCTAAGGTGCGTGCAGAGCAGTGGGGAGTCAACTACGTTGAGACATCTGCCAAGACCCGTGCCAACGTGGACAAg GTGTTTTTCGATTTGATGAGGGAGATACGGGCAAGAAAAATGGAAGacggcaaagaaaaaaatggcaaaaagaagaggaaaagttTGGCAAAGCGAATCCGAGAAAGATGCTGCATTCTGTAA
- the mplkip gene encoding LOW QUALITY PROTEIN: M-phase-specific PLK1-interacting protein (The sequence of the model RefSeq protein was modified relative to this genomic sequence to represent the inferred CDS: deleted 1 base in 1 codon) produces the protein MRSQNRRPPLGAPVRRMSGAPRPNFRHPSRFADTAAGPGGFRPGPRGMRLSPAWSPPPGPRFGPSPPAPRFGPYCDSPDSPTRGHGGNNGSYNRGGGGGGPQAHHAPHEGPFRRSPHQHHTPTQHRGFKASPRTSTPFGPARGRESAAHGVEKYYKPSMLQDPWAHLQPVSVSERPASTGAKGRYYS, from the exons ATGCGCAGCCAGAACCGCCGGCCTCCGCTCGGCGCTCCGGTTCGCAGGATGTCTGGCGCGCCGAGACCCAACTTTCGGCATCCTTCACGGTTCGCAGACACGGCAGCGGGACCGGGGGGGTTCCGTCCCGGTCCCAGGGGGATGCGTCTCTCCCCGGCTTGGTCTCCGCCCCCGGGGCCGCGATTCGGGCCTTCGCCCCCGGCGCCGAGGTTCGGACCCTACTGCGATTCCCCGGACTCCCCAACAAGAGGCCACGGCGGTAATAACGGCAGTTATAACCGGggcggaggcggcggcggcccgCAGGCTCACCACGCCCCGCACGAAGGGCCTTTCCGACGCTCGCCGCACCAGCATCACACTCCCACGCAGCACCGAGGGTTCAAG GCCTCCCCTCGGACCTCCACTCCCTTCGGGCCCGCC CGTGGCCGGGAGAGTGCGGCGCACGGCGTGGAGAAGTATTACAAGCCGTCGATGCTCCAGGACCCCTGGGCCCACCTGCAACCCGTGTCCGTCTCGGAACGGCCCGCCAGCACCGGCGCGAAAGGCCGATACTACAGCTAG
- the tmem70 gene encoding transmembrane protein 70, mitochondrial, whose protein sequence is MFRVSLSRVLHVDPLTARSWSRAALRSPVHLQTSPSRPLSAMPRTRPALLQAARRGIRLVCGEKLGAVCQRIPPTQLARLVASSSGSHSEDGKLIYTGNLGKAVLGVKFFSYSTSMFSVCVMPYVLMKTGLGVQSFALQVAFCGVIGFFTFLTPVLLHFITKGYVVRLYHKEEKDTYTAVTYSPLLLERKTVFHQSDVTIPDVSRMFTSFYAKNRSMLVNPMLFPLPHDYNHLMGYDRPFSFDIDELNKPDKS, encoded by the exons ATGTTTCGTGTGTCTCTGTCCCGCGTTCTCCACGTGGACCCGCTGACCGCGCGTTCCTGGAGCCGCGCTGCCCTCAGGTCGCCCGTTCACCTTCAGACCTCACCATCCCGGCCGCTGAGCGCCATGCCCCGCACCCGCCCAGCTCTTCTCCAGGCTGCGAGAAGAGGGATCCGATTGGTCTGTGGGGAAAAG CTTGGCGCGGTTTGCCAGCGGATTCCACCAACACAGCTAGCGAGACTGGTCGCATCCTCGTCTGGAAGCCATTCTGAAGATGGAAAACTCATCTACACAGGGAATCTTGGCAAAGCTGTGCTTG GTGTGAAGTTTTTCTCGTACTCCACCAGCATGTTCAGTGTCTGCGTCATGCCCTACGTCCTGATGAAGACCGGCCTCGGCGTCCAGAGTTTTGCCCTGCAGGTGGCCTTTTGTGGCGTAATTGGCTTTTTCACGTTTCTCACTCCAGTGCTCCTACACTTCATCACCAAAGGTTATGTGGTGCGTCTTTATCACAAGGAGGAGAAGGACACGTACACGGCCGTTACTTACAGTCCCCTCCTGCTGGAGAGAAAGACTGTGTTCCATCAGAGCGATGTCACGATTCCCGATGTCAGCAGGATGTTCACCAGTTTTTATGCGAAGAATCGCTCCATGCTGGTCAATCCCATGCTTTTCCCTCTCCCTCATGACTACAACCACTTAATGGGCTATGACAGACCGTTTTCTTTTGATATTGATGAATTAAACAAACCAGATAAAAGCTAG